One window of the Burkholderia ubonensis subsp. mesacidophila genome contains the following:
- a CDS encoding methyl-accepting chemotaxis protein, whose translation MFSKIKLASGLLGVLTMFCLFMLAVEALGFWSLTSTRSGVDDLSNVAIAQVGAANQATERLLDARINLSRAGTRMVRGGPKPDDIIRHASDSLAEADKAFATLAAAQPVDEENRTRVAALTDRYRKIHAALVELVQFLDGDNIQAFLDQPTQSIQDAYLTELHRFVEYGSASSRTALGTIDAGMSWFKWVGIVLLAAMLASSAAIYAAARRAVVAPLDEAGLHFERIAQGKLDEDVRAGGVYEIDRMLRGLATMQASIAETVRVVRHASDAIHLGAGEIASGNADLSARTGTQAASLEETAASMEELTATVRQNTDSARAASVLADDALKATSHGGGVVDSVIDKMRGIAQSSGRIAEIISVIDGIAFQTNILALNAAVEAARAGEQGRGFAVVAGEVRSLAQRSAQSAKEIKTLIEDSVAQINGGAELVERAGEAMRTVSTSISRVVQTMTEITSASVEQTVGIEQVNQAVTQMDQLTQQNAALVEQVAAAASSLSDQTTHLMQAVSVFELGDVRALGGRAAPSFGAPAYASAGSAA comes from the coding sequence ATGTTCAGCAAAATCAAGCTCGCGTCGGGTCTGCTCGGCGTGTTGACCATGTTCTGTCTCTTCATGCTGGCGGTCGAGGCGCTCGGCTTCTGGTCGCTCACCTCGACACGCAGCGGCGTCGACGACCTGTCGAACGTCGCGATCGCGCAGGTCGGCGCGGCGAACCAGGCGACCGAACGCCTGCTCGACGCGCGCATCAACCTGTCGCGCGCCGGCACGCGGATGGTGCGCGGCGGCCCGAAGCCGGACGACATCATCCGCCATGCGAGCGATTCGCTCGCCGAGGCGGACAAGGCATTCGCCACGCTCGCCGCGGCGCAGCCCGTCGACGAGGAGAACCGCACGCGCGTCGCGGCGCTCACCGACCGTTACCGGAAAATCCACGCGGCGCTCGTGGAACTCGTGCAGTTCCTCGACGGCGACAACATCCAGGCGTTTCTCGACCAGCCGACCCAGAGCATCCAGGATGCGTACCTGACCGAGCTGCATCGCTTCGTCGAGTACGGCAGCGCGTCGAGCCGCACCGCGCTCGGCACGATCGACGCGGGCATGAGCTGGTTCAAGTGGGTCGGCATCGTGCTGCTGGCCGCGATGCTGGCGAGCAGCGCGGCGATCTACGCGGCCGCGCGGCGCGCGGTCGTCGCGCCGCTCGACGAGGCGGGCCTTCATTTCGAGCGGATCGCGCAGGGCAAGCTCGACGAGGATGTGCGCGCCGGCGGCGTGTACGAGATCGACCGCATGCTGCGCGGGCTCGCCACGATGCAGGCGAGCATCGCGGAAACCGTGCGCGTCGTGCGCCACGCGTCCGACGCGATCCACCTCGGCGCGGGCGAGATCGCGAGCGGCAATGCGGACCTGTCGGCGCGCACCGGCACGCAGGCCGCGTCGCTCGAGGAAACCGCCGCGAGCATGGAGGAGCTGACCGCGACCGTGCGCCAGAACACCGACAGCGCCCGCGCGGCGAGCGTGCTGGCCGACGACGCGCTCAAGGCGACGAGCCACGGCGGCGGGGTCGTCGACAGCGTGATCGACAAGATGCGCGGCATCGCGCAAAGCTCGGGGCGCATCGCGGAGATCATCTCGGTGATCGACGGGATCGCGTTCCAGACCAACATCCTCGCGCTGAATGCGGCGGTCGAGGCGGCGCGCGCGGGCGAGCAGGGCCGCGGCTTCGCGGTGGTGGCGGGCGAGGTGCGCTCGCTCGCGCAGCGCAGCGCGCAGTCGGCAAAGGAAATCAAGACGCTGATCGAGGATTCGGTCGCACAGATCAACGGCGGCGCGGAGCTCGTCGAGCGCGCGGGCGAAGCGATGCGCACGGTGTCGACGTCGATCTCGCGCGTCGTGCAGACGATGACCGAGATCACGTCGGCGTCGGTCGAGCAGACCGTCGGGATCGAGCAGGTCAATCAGGCCGTCACGCAGATGGACCAGCTGACCCAGCAGAACGCGGCGCTGGTGGAGCAGGTCGCCGCGGCGGCCTCGTCGCTGAGCGACCAGACCACGCACCTGATGCAGGCGGTGTCGGTGTTCGAGCTCGGCGACGTGCGGGCGCTCGGCGGGCGCGCCGCGCCGTCGTTCGGTGCGCCGGCTTACGCGTCGGCGGGCAGCGCCGCGTAA
- a CDS encoding PaaI family thioesterase — protein MTDIVDHARGALRAQPFSMLLGTELMHIGEHEVSLCLPVRDELRQQHGYVHGGVISYLADNALTFAGALALGPRVITAEYKINYLRPAVNGTLVARAKLVYAGRQQATCQCHVFVIDGDHERLVAIAQGTINRVGDGKVPGAPEETA, from the coding sequence ATGACGGACATCGTGGATCACGCCCGCGGCGCATTGCGGGCGCAACCGTTCAGCATGCTGCTCGGCACGGAGCTGATGCACATCGGCGAGCACGAAGTGTCGCTGTGCCTGCCCGTGCGCGACGAGTTGCGGCAACAGCACGGCTACGTGCACGGCGGCGTCATCAGCTACCTCGCCGACAACGCGCTGACGTTCGCCGGCGCGCTCGCGCTCGGGCCGCGCGTCATCACGGCCGAATACAAGATCAACTACCTGCGGCCGGCGGTGAACGGCACGCTCGTCGCCCGCGCGAAGCTCGTCTATGCGGGGCGGCAACAGGCGACCTGCCAGTGTCACGTGTTCGTCATCGACGGCGATCACGAGCGGCTCGTCGCGATCGCGCAGGGCACGATCAACCGCGTCGGCGACGGAAAGGTGCCGGGGGCGCCGGAGGAAACGGCCTGA
- a CDS encoding type II toxin-antitoxin system RelE family toxin → MTFELAFLEPALREWKKLDRTVRDQFKSKLAERLEKPRIPSAKLHGHPDRYKIKLRSAGYRLVYEVRDTEVIVLVVAVGRRERDAVHLAAMKR, encoded by the coding sequence ATGACCTTTGAACTCGCATTTCTCGAACCCGCATTGAGAGAGTGGAAGAAGCTTGATCGCACAGTTCGCGACCAGTTCAAATCCAAACTCGCCGAGCGGCTTGAAAAGCCTCGCATACCCTCGGCAAAGCTGCACGGCCACCCGGATCGCTACAAGATCAAGCTACGCAGCGCCGGCTACCGACTCGTCTACGAAGTGCGCGACACGGAGGTCATCGTGCTGGTTGTCGCAGTCGGTCGGCGCGAGCGCGATGCAGTCCATCTTGCTGCAATGAAACGTTAG
- a CDS encoding type II toxin-antitoxin system Phd/YefM family antitoxin produces the protein MPHTILASVTASVSELKRNPMGTVAAGEGFPVAILNHNEPAFYCIPAKTWEAMLERLEDIEDNALADARIKEKAVKVKLNDL, from the coding sequence ATGCCTCACACGATCCTGGCAAGCGTTACGGCGAGCGTCTCCGAGCTGAAGCGGAACCCGATGGGAACCGTCGCGGCGGGAGAGGGTTTCCCGGTGGCGATCCTGAACCACAACGAACCGGCGTTCTATTGCATCCCGGCGAAGACTTGGGAGGCGATGCTCGAACGTCTGGAGGATATCGAAGACAACGCGCTGGCTGATGCGCGTATCAAGGAGAAGGCCGTCAAGGTCAAGCTGAATGACCTTTGA
- a CDS encoding CaiB/BaiF CoA transferase family protein: protein MPLDSPLKGVHLVEFEGLGPGPLAGWILAGMGAQVTLIARPSGRTSAPDALQGRDGDLLREGKTIVPLDLKTPAGRDEALALISRADALIEGLRPGVMERLGLGPQDCAPHNPRLVYGRMTGWGQAGPLSAAAGHDLNYVALTGLLSLAAPRGDKPGLPPTVLGDAGGALGLAFGIVCALFDVRAGGPGRVVDGAIVDIVAMLGTLALWARANGQLDGAQPSLFHDAPFYDVYRCADGECVTIGALEPPFYALLVERLGLTDVDPASQYDRARWPALKARFAEVFARQPSAHWRALLEGTDACFAPVLSVAEAAQHPHNVARGIYCTDAGGNVRAKVAPRFLPLAGDGAE from the coding sequence ATGCCGCTCGATTCGCCGCTGAAAGGCGTCCATCTCGTCGAATTCGAAGGCCTCGGCCCCGGCCCGCTCGCGGGCTGGATTCTCGCCGGGATGGGCGCGCAGGTCACGCTGATCGCGCGTCCGTCGGGCCGCACGAGCGCGCCGGACGCGCTGCAGGGCCGCGACGGCGACCTGCTGCGCGAAGGCAAGACGATCGTCCCGCTCGACCTGAAAACGCCGGCGGGGCGTGACGAAGCGCTCGCGCTGATTTCACGGGCCGACGCGCTGATCGAAGGGCTGCGGCCCGGCGTGATGGAGCGCCTCGGGCTCGGTCCGCAGGACTGCGCACCGCACAACCCGCGGCTCGTCTATGGCCGGATGACCGGCTGGGGCCAGGCGGGCCCGCTCTCGGCTGCCGCCGGCCACGACCTGAACTACGTCGCGTTGACCGGCCTGCTGTCGCTCGCCGCGCCGCGCGGCGACAAACCCGGCCTGCCGCCGACCGTCCTCGGCGATGCGGGCGGCGCGCTCGGGCTCGCGTTCGGGATCGTCTGCGCGCTGTTCGACGTGCGCGCGGGCGGGCCGGGGCGGGTGGTCGACGGCGCGATCGTCGACATCGTCGCGATGCTCGGCACGCTCGCGCTGTGGGCGCGCGCGAACGGCCAGCTCGACGGCGCGCAGCCGAGCCTGTTCCACGACGCGCCGTTCTACGACGTCTACCGCTGCGCGGACGGCGAATGCGTGACGATCGGCGCGCTCGAGCCGCCGTTCTATGCATTGCTGGTCGAACGGCTGGGGCTGACGGACGTCGATCCGGCGTCGCAGTATGACCGCGCGCGCTGGCCGGCGCTGAAGGCGCGTTTCGCGGAGGTGTTCGCGCGGCAGCCGTCCGCGCACTGGCGCGCGCTGCTGGAGGGCACCGACGCGTGCTTCGCGCCGGTGCTGAGCGTCGCGGAGGCGGCGCAGCATCCGCATAACGTCGCGCGCGGGATCTATTGCACCGATGCGGGCGGCAACGTGCGCGCGAAGGTCGCGCCGCGTTTCCTGCCGCTGGCGGGTGATGGTGCGGAGTAG